AATTTGATAGGGATATTCGTCGCTGGAAATGATAATGGAGNTTTATTGCCTAGCATAGCCACCGATGATGAGGTCAATCAACTAAGGAAATCGTTAAGCGATATAAATATTGAGGTAATACCAACTAAATACACTGCGTTATCTAATTTATTGCTGGTCAATAATAGAGTTGCCCTAGTATCAAGCATTATAGAGAAGGAATTATTGAGGAGAATAGCCGATGTTTTAGATACGGAGGTGATTCAAGGCGAGCTATGCGGCTCATATGTTATAGGATCGATAGCATTAGTTAATGATAATGGAGTATTGCTGACGCCTGATGCAAGCGATGATGACGTAAAGGCTATTCGCGATATTTTCAAGGTAAAAGTTAATGTTGGAACCGTTAATAGAGGCATCGGCTTCGTCCGCGGCGGCTCCGTGGTTAATAATAGGGGAGCCATAGTGGGGGGCAATACCACTGGGTTTGAGATAATGCGCATAATAGAGACTCTGGGCACTAATTGAATTTTTGGCTCCAGCTGGCTTAATCAATGATTTCAGTGAGGCAATAGGTAGTTATTCGTATTCTCTGCCTTAAATGATGAAATAATCGTTACTTATAAAAGAGTAACGAGTTTCTTCATTATAGTATTATTCTGGTTATGGGTGGCAAGGTTTTTAATTGTTTAATCAATAGTTTAATCAATGAGCATTGAGGAACCGGAGGAGGAGGAAGAGCAGCAGTTTAGGGAGGCTGAGGAGGAGGAAGAGATTCAGGTGACCCTTGTTGGCGAGACTCCTCTTAATTCTCCGCCGGCCATATTGTTATCTCTGATATATGATGGGAAGACAGGTAAGGCTTTAGCCAAGTTATATGATTTTGCTAATGACAGGATTTATTTCTGGTATGATAATACCGGTCATCGCTCTTACTTGTTAACAGATGAGTCCCCTAAGGATATAGTAACTAAACATAAGGAGGTGATATCGCACAGGGGTTTTAGTCACTTAGAGGTTGTTCAGAAATTTGATCCTCTTGATCTTAAGTACAAGGCATTTACTAAGGTGTATGCTAAGGATCCATTAAGCATTGGTGGGAGAGGTAATTCCATAAGGGAGTATTTAAGCCGAACTTGGGAGGCCAAGATAAAGTATCACTTATCATATATGTTTGATAGGCAGCTTATTCCAGGGATGTTTTATAGGATAGATAATGGAAAGTTAGTGAAGGTCGAGACCACGATACCCGAGGACTTATTGAAGCAAGGTCAGGTCCTTTATGGCAATGATAAGGAGTTCCTAAGCGCCTTTAATGAGTGGCTTCCCATATTTCAGACTCCGGTTCCAGACTTAAAGAGGGTGGCCATAGATATTGAAGTATTCACGCCTGAGGAGAATAGGATACCTAATCCCAAGGAGGCTCCCTATGAGATAATAGCGATAGGATTGGCTGGCAGCGATGGATTGAGGAGGGTGTTGGTGTTGAAAAGGAAGGAAATAAAGCTGGAGGATGGCGATTTAACTAAGTTAATGTCTAATGATGTGGAATTATTGTTCTTTGATTCAGAAAAGGAATTATTGAAGGAGTTCTTTAAGGAAATGATAATGTATCCAATAGTTATAACGTTTAATGGCGATAACTTTGACTTCACTTATATATATAATAGGGCAATTAAGTTGGGTTTCCAGAAGGATGAGATCCCCATAGCATTGACCAGAAATGATGAGGCTAAGTATATCCTAGGCGTTCATATAGATTTATATAAGTTCTTTAACTCGAGGGCCATAGAGACTTATGCCTTTAACGGTAAATATAAGGGCGGCGAGAAGTCCCTTGATATTATAGCGGGCTCCCTTCTCGGGATCTCAAAAGTGGCGAGGGAGAAGCCAATAAGCGAAATGAATTATGTTGAGCTGGTTAATTATAACTTCAGGGACGCTCTTTTAACTCTTCACTTGACTACATATAATAATGATTTAGTCATGAAACTCATAGTATTAATGGCTAGGATATCTAAGACGCCTATAGATGACTTAGTTAGATCGCAAGTATCTGCGTGGATCCGCAATATGCTTTATTTTGAGCATAGGAAGCGTGGCTGGCTCATTCCGAACCAAAGCGATATACTTAAATCCAAGGGAACCACAGCCACTAAGGCAATAATAAAGGGCAAGAAGTATCTGGGGGCTATAGTTATAGATCCAGTGCCTGGGATATTTCCGAACGTGCAAGTCCTTGACTTCGCAAGCCTATATCCATCTATAATAAAGCGATGGAACTTATCTTACGAGACGGTGAGATGCCCAGAGAAGGATCAGGAGGTTAATAGACCATACCCAGACATGGATCATTGGGTATGTATGGATAGAAAGGGTATGACCGCTCTCTTGGTGGGTCTGCTTCGCGACATGAGGGTTCAAGTATATAAGAAACTAGCTAAGTCAGAGCCTAATCCAGCATTGAGGGATTACTATAATGTGATACAAGCGGCATTAAAGGTATTCATTAATGCGTCCTATGGAGTCTTCGGCGCGGAGATTTTCCCCCTTTATTGCCCGCCTCTTGCCGAACTAGTCACGGCATTAGGGCGATTATCCATTACGACGACTCTAGTTAAGGCCATGGAGTTAGGGCTTTACCCAATTTATGGAGATACCGATAGCCTCTTCATTTTTAACCCGGATAAGTCGAAGATGGAGGAATTAATAGGTTGGGTTAGGGATAATTTGGGCATTGATATAGAGCTAGATAAAGCATACAAGATAATAGCTATGAGCAATAGAAAAAAGAATTATGCCGGCATCCTCAGCGATGGTTCCCTGGATATAAAGGGATTACTGGGAAAGAAGCGCAATACTCCGGACTTCGCTAAAATGGCGTTTAATGATGTGCTTAAGTTATTCGCTAAAATAGAGACAATTAACGACGTGGAGGAAGTCACAAAAATGATTCAGGAGAAGGTGAGGGAGTACTATGTCATGTTAAAGAACAAGGAAATACCGCTTAACATGCTGATGATAAAGGTGGCCCTTTCCAAGGGTATGTCAGAATATAAGGCCAATAAGCCACAGCACATTAAGGCCGCCGCTCAATTGGTTCCTTACGGATATAAAGTAGGGCCAGGCGACATAATATTCTTCGTGAAGACAAAGACAAAGGAGGGAGTCAAGCCTGT
This DNA window, taken from Thermocladium sp. ECH_B, encodes the following:
- a CDS encoding translation initiation factor 6 encodes the protein MAKFEVVPLTIYGTNAVGVYVFANNKYALIPQDAPQRLYQGVIDALSVEIVPITIAKSNLIGIFVAGNDNGXLLPSIATDDEVNQLRKSLSDINIEVIPTKYTALSNLLLVNNRVALVSSIIEKELLRRIADVLDTEVIQGELCGSYVIGSIALVNDNGVLLTPDASDDDVKAIRDIFKVKVNVGTVNRGIGFVRGGSVVNNRGAIVGGNTTGFEIMRIIETLGTN
- a CDS encoding DNA polymerase I (Has polymerase, DNA-binding and 3'-5' exonuclease activities. In Aeropyrum pernix this protein has been shown to be aphidicolin resistant and stable up to 80#C) translates to MSIEEPEEEEEQQFREAEEEEEIQVTLVGETPLNSPPAILLSLIYDGKTGKALAKLYDFANDRIYFWYDNTGHRSYLLTDESPKDIVTKHKEVISHRGFSHLEVVQKFDPLDLKYKAFTKVYAKDPLSIGGRGNSIREYLSRTWEAKIKYHLSYMFDRQLIPGMFYRIDNGKLVKVETTIPEDLLKQGQVLYGNDKEFLSAFNEWLPIFQTPVPDLKRVAIDIEVFTPEENRIPNPKEAPYEIIAIGLAGSDGLRRVLVLKRKEIKLEDGDLTKLMSNDVELLFFDSEKELLKEFFKEMIMYPIVITFNGDNFDFTYIYNRAIKLGFQKDEIPIALTRNDEAKYILGVHIDLYKFFNSRAIETYAFNGKYKGGEKSLDIIAGSLLGISKVAREKPISEMNYVELVNYNFRDALLTLHLTTYNNDLVMKLIVLMARISKTPIDDLVRSQVSAWIRNMLYFEHRKRGWLIPNQSDILKSKGTTATKAIIKGKKYLGAIVIDPVPGIFPNVQVLDFASLYPSIIKRWNLSYETVRCPEKDQEVNRPYPDMDHWVCMDRKGMTALLVGLLRDMRVQVYKKLAKSEPNPALRDYYNVIQAALKVFINASYGVFGAEIFPLYCPPLAELVTALGRLSITTTLVKAMELGLYPIYGDTDSLFIFNPDKSKMEELIGWVRDNLGIDIELDKAYKIIAMSNRKKNYAGILSDGSLDIKGLLGKKRNTPDFAKMAFNDVLKLFAKIETINDVEEVTKMIQEKVREYYVMLKNKEIPLNMLMIKVALSKGMSEYKANKPQHIKAAAQLVPYGYKVGPGDIIFFVKTKTKEGVKPVQLARIDEVDVDKYIEYLESSLEQVLDALDIPFESIIGSRLF